Proteins from one Patescibacteria group bacterium genomic window:
- the trpS gene encoding tryptophan--tRNA ligase: MNKIVLSGYQPTGKVHIGNYLGSLKNFVQLQHKYQCFFFIADYHSITENYKIEEKQKQIINTAKSFLAAGLDPKKCTIYVQSHIPEVFELTWIFNCLTSFSELKRMTQFKDKSSRQPENINIGLFDYPVLQAADILLYKTNLVPVGEDQVQHLELTRKIARNFNQRFGQYFEEPNELLTKTARVMSLNKPQEKMSKSLGEKSYIALTDSPEIVKKKISSAITATSGGEKSPGVKNLFTLLNEFSEKNIYKEFKKEEKQGTIKYSKLKEKLSKNIADYFEDFRNKFNSLKDKEVLKILDQGAKKARPLAQKTLKEVKEKMGLI; encoded by the coding sequence ATGAATAAAATCGTATTATCGGGTTATCAACCGACTGGAAAAGTTCACATTGGTAATTACCTGGGCTCACTTAAAAATTTCGTCCAACTACAACATAAATACCAATGTTTCTTTTTTATTGCTGATTATCACTCGATCACTGAAAATTATAAGATTGAAGAAAAACAAAAACAGATTATTAATACGGCTAAATCATTTTTGGCCGCCGGTCTTGATCCTAAAAAATGCACTATTTACGTTCAGTCACATATTCCAGAAGTTTTTGAATTAACCTGGATATTTAATTGTTTGACTTCATTTTCTGAACTAAAAAGAATGACCCAGTTTAAAGATAAATCTTCTAGACAGCCCGAGAATATTAATATCGGCCTTTTTGATTATCCGGTTTTGCAAGCGGCTGATATTCTTCTTTATAAAACTAATCTGGTACCAGTGGGCGAAGATCAGGTACAGCATCTGGAGTTGACCCGAAAAATAGCCCGTAATTTTAACCAGCGCTTTGGCCAGTATTTTGAAGAGCCCAACGAACTTTTGACAAAAACTGCCCGTGTTATGAGCTTAAACAAACCTCAGGAAAAAATGAGTAAAAGTCTGGGTGAAAAAAGTTATATTGCCTTAACTGACAGTCCGGAAATTGTAAAGAAAAAAATATCCTCGGCGATCACAGCCACTTCTGGCGGAGAAAAATCTCCCGGAGTAAAAAATCTTTTTACTTTACTCAATGAGTTTTCTGAAAAAAATATCTATAAAGAATTTAAAAAAGAAGAGAAACAAGGTACTATTAAATATTCAAAATTAAAAGAAAAGCTCTCAAAAAATATAGCTGATTATTTTGAAGATTTTAGAAATAAATTTAATTCTCTAAAAGATAAAGAAGTCCTTAAAATCCTTGACCAAGGCGCTAAAAAAGCCCGTCCCCTGGCTCAAAAAACCTTAAAAGAAGTCAAAGAAAAAATGGGATTAATATAA
- a CDS encoding ribonuclease J, with amino-acid sequence MNKKQKKKSPSASSSEPKGKTNPKQNFSSQKKLRIIPLGGQEEVGRNMNVFEYNQDIVIIDMGMQFPEEEMPGIDYIIPNIKYLKGQEKNIRGVIFTHGHLDHIGAAPILLEKLGYPPVIGRPLTLAMIKSRLEDYKKGSSKRLKTIEIKNIKQKIKLASFEASFFPVDHSTMDAMGIVLKTPQANIIHPGDWTYEENPVKRKSINYHHLSRLKKPTVLMLESLASTSNRPRVPEKTMYQNIEKLIKEASGRIILATFSSQIERIKNIIPLAEKFGRKVAFDGYSMRLNMEIAKKLGYIKFKKSNIIPIKKINKYPDNKVLIFCTGAQGEPRAVLSRMVEGSHKYVQIKKKDTVIFSSSVIPGNERSIQKLKDSLYRLSDNVIHNDIMDVHSSGHATAQDMIKVVRQIKPTYFMPVYAHYYFLKEAEKLIARDNFAKKNIFVLENGQTLEFKNKKPRKIKKKVPTNYIMVDGLGVGDVGEIVLRDRNVLAKDGMVVIILKVDDKNKKIIGEPDIISRGFVYMKKSNKLIKDTKQKVKDIFNSAPRRKTNYWDPLKSKIRDDIGQYLFNKTERRPMILPVLIEV; translated from the coding sequence ATGAATAAAAAACAAAAGAAAAAATCTCCTTCGGCCTCGAGCTCAGAGCCGAAAGGCAAAACAAATCCTAAACAAAATTTTTCTTCTCAAAAAAAACTACGGATTATACCGCTGGGCGGACAGGAAGAAGTCGGTCGCAATATGAATGTTTTTGAATACAATCAGGACATCGTCATTATTGATATGGGTATGCAATTTCCAGAAGAAGAAATGCCTGGTATTGATTATATTATACCCAATATAAAATATTTAAAAGGTCAAGAAAAAAATATCCGGGGGGTAATTTTTACCCATGGACATCTTGATCATATTGGCGCCGCCCCGATACTACTAGAAAAGCTGGGTTACCCGCCGGTTATCGGCCGCCCTTTAACCCTAGCTATGATTAAAAGTCGGCTGGAAGATTATAAAAAGGGCTCCAGCAAAAGACTAAAAACTATTGAAATAAAAAATATTAAGCAAAAAATAAAACTGGCTTCTTTTGAAGCTTCCTTTTTTCCAGTTGACCATTCTACTATGGACGCTATGGGTATTGTTTTAAAAACTCCTCAAGCAAACATTATTCATCCAGGCGACTGGACTTATGAAGAAAATCCGGTAAAAAGAAAATCTATAAATTACCATCATCTTTCGCGTCTTAAAAAACCAACCGTACTTATGCTAGAAAGCCTAGCTTCAACCAGTAATAGGCCCCGTGTACCAGAAAAAACTATGTACCAAAATATTGAAAAACTAATTAAGGAAGCTTCCGGTCGTATTATTCTGGCTACCTTTTCCTCACAAATTGAAAGAATAAAAAATATTATTCCCCTGGCTGAAAAATTTGGCCGCAAAGTAGCTTTTGACGGTTACAGCATGCGTTTGAATATGGAGATTGCTAAAAAACTGGGTTATATAAAATTCAAAAAATCAAATATAATCCCTATCAAAAAAATTAATAAATATCCGGATAATAAAGTTCTCATTTTCTGCACCGGCGCTCAGGGTGAACCCAGAGCCGTACTTTCCCGTATGGTTGAAGGTAGTCATAAATACGTTCAGATAAAAAAGAAGGATACCGTCATCTTTTCTTCTTCAGTTATCCCGGGTAACGAAAGATCAATCCAAAAATTGAAAGATTCTCTCTACCGTTTGTCTGATAATGTTATACATAACGATATTATGGACGTACACAGCTCTGGTCACGCTACCGCTCAAGATATGATTAAAGTAGTCAGACAAATTAAGCCCACCTATTTTATGCCCGTTTACGCTCATTACTACTTTTTAAAAGAAGCTGAAAAATTAATCGCTCGTGATAACTTTGCCAAGAAAAATATTTTTGTTCTGGAAAATGGACAAACCCTAGAATTTAAAAATAAAAAACCCAGGAAAATAAAAAAGAAAGTCCCCACTAACTATATTATGGTCGACGGACTGGGCGTCGGTGATGTCGGTGAAATAGTACTACGTGATCGTAATGTTTTAGCTAAGGACGGTATGGTAGTTATAATATTAAAAGTAGATGACAAAAATAAAAAAATAATTGGCGAGCCTGATATAATCTCACGAGGTTTTGTCTATATGAAAAAATCAAATAAACTAATCAAAGATACTAAGCAAAAGGTAAAAGATATATTTAACTCCGCTCCCAGAAGAAAAACAAACTACTGGGATCCCCTTAAATCAAAAATAAGGGATGATATTGGCCAGTATCTTTTTAATAAAACCGAGAGAAGGCCGATGATCCTGCCAGTTTTGATTGAAGTCTGA
- the secG gene encoding preprotein translocase subunit SecG, which yields MEFALKIIQMVLSVILITLVLLQNRGSGLGGIFGGEGNVYRTKRGFDKFLFIGTIITAALFLGVALFNFIY from the coding sequence ATGGAATTTGCCCTAAAAATTATACAAATGGTGCTTTCGGTTATTTTAATTACTCTTGTCTTGCTGCAAAATCGCGGCAGTGGTCTGGGTGGTATATTTGGCGGCGAAGGCAATGTTTACCGCACCAAGCGAGGCTTTGATAAGTTTTTATTTATTGGCACTATTATAACAGCCGCTCTCTTTTTAGGAGTAGCGCTATTTAATTTTATATATTAA
- a CDS encoding ABC transporter substrate-binding protein, with the protein MKLSFAKILDKLKSLFSFKKSKTKLHVHDYQGRKELDKKLVFGMAKSRIPSWQQWKYLRKSFTEKESFIFNTAVILLVLSLLFLGVRLYQEHVYLVPKEGGQYVEAAIGAPKYINPIFSQTNDVDGDLSQLIYSSLIKYNKESEIAYDLLEDYELSEDQKVYTFHIKKNIKWHDGEELTVNDILFTIELAQNAEIGSPLYLNLAGVETEKVDDYTFKLTLSEPFAPFLSTLNFGILPQHLYKDVPYENIRLVEYNLKPIGSGPFKFKTLTRGSFGEIKKFTMEKNENYYAKKPYLDKIVFRFYPDLPSAVGALKNKNVEGISYISKEYEEELPQKLNINYYHLNLPQYTAVFYNTKNEILENKKIREALSFATNKNEIINDVLNGIGETVHGPILKGFFGYTEEVKDFIYNPGEAQNLLDDAGWTMDEEKGVRTKDDKELKFNLTTLNQPEYMKVAEKLKEYWNKIGCQVETIFVESDRIEQAVIKNREYDSILYGEIIGYDPDPYPFWHSSQQQHPGLNLSIYYNKKIDKILEEARKIPDPQKRAEKYAEFSKIIAEEQPALFLYSPYYTYGLSKNVKGFDLSRIVSPQDRFNQIQEWYINTKRAWQ; encoded by the coding sequence TTGAAACTTTCTTTTGCTAAAATTTTAGATAAGCTAAAATCCCTTTTTAGTTTTAAAAAGAGTAAGACTAAGCTTCACGTTCATGATTACCAAGGTCGAAAAGAGCTGGATAAAAAGCTTGTTTTTGGCATGGCTAAATCTCGCATCCCCTCCTGGCAACAGTGGAAATATTTAAGAAAATCATTCACTGAAAAAGAATCTTTTATTTTTAATACAGCGGTTATACTTTTGGTGCTTTCTCTTTTGTTTCTAGGCGTAAGGCTCTATCAAGAGCATGTTTACCTAGTGCCCAAAGAAGGTGGTCAATATGTCGAAGCGGCTATTGGTGCTCCTAAATATATTAATCCTATTTTTTCCCAGACTAATGATGTTGATGGCGATCTTTCCCAGCTTATTTATTCCAGTCTTATTAAATACAACAAAGAAAGCGAAATAGCTTACGATCTTTTAGAGGATTATGAATTGTCAGAAGACCAAAAAGTTTATACTTTTCACATTAAAAAGAATATTAAATGGCATGACGGAGAGGAATTAACTGTTAATGATATACTCTTTACTATTGAGCTGGCCCAAAACGCAGAAATAGGCAGCCCTCTCTATCTTAATCTAGCTGGCGTAGAAACCGAAAAAGTAGATGATTATACTTTTAAACTTACTTTGAGTGAACCTTTTGCTCCTTTTCTTTCTACTTTAAATTTTGGTATCCTACCTCAACATCTTTATAAAGATGTACCTTATGAAAATATTCGTTTGGTTGAATATAATTTAAAACCAATTGGTTCCGGACCTTTTAAATTTAAAACTTTAACCCGAGGCAGTTTTGGAGAGATTAAAAAATTTACTATGGAAAAAAACGAGAATTATTACGCTAAAAAGCCTTATCTTGACAAAATCGTCTTTCGCTTTTACCCGGATCTACCTAGTGCTGTTGGGGCTTTAAAAAACAAAAATGTTGAAGGTATTAGCTATATTTCTAAAGAGTATGAGGAAGAATTACCACAGAAATTAAATATTAATTATTATCACTTAAATTTACCGCAATATACAGCTGTTTTTTATAACACAAAAAATGAAATCTTAGAAAATAAAAAAATCAGAGAAGCCCTTTCCTTTGCTACTAACAAAAATGAAATTATTAATGACGTTCTAAACGGCATTGGAGAAACGGTTCACGGGCCCATTCTAAAAGGTTTCTTTGGCTATACCGAAGAGGTAAAAGATTTTATTTACAATCCTGGGGAAGCCCAAAATCTTCTAGATGATGCCGGCTGGACTATGGATGAAGAAAAGGGTGTGCGCACTAAAGATGATAAAGAGCTAAAATTTAATCTCACTACCCTTAATCAGCCGGAATATATGAAAGTAGCCGAAAAATTAAAGGAATACTGGAATAAAATCGGTTGTCAGGTGGAAACTATTTTTGTAGAGAGCGATCGTATTGAGCAAGCTGTTATTAAAAACCGCGAATATGACTCAATACTTTATGGAGAAATTATCGGTTATGATCCTGATCCTTATCCTTTTTGGCATTCTTCTCAACAGCAGCATCCAGGCCTCAATCTTTCTATTTATTATAATAAGAAGATTGATAAAATACTGGAGGAAGCCAGAAAAATTCCTGACCCCCAAAAAAGAGCCGAGAAATACGCTGAATTTTCTAAAATTATAGCAGAAGAACAACCAGCCCTTTTCCTTTACAGTCCTTACTATACCTATGGACTCTCAAAAAACGTTAAAGGCTTTGACTTAAGCAGAATTGTCAGCCCTCAGGACCGGTTTAACCAAATTCAAGAGTGGTATATCAATACCAAAAGAGCCTGGCAATAG